Proteins from one Arthrobacter sp. DNA4 genomic window:
- a CDS encoding YhgE/Pip family protein yields MTVLRLARSELKRMTGGLLPKLTILALTMVPLLYGAVYLYANWDPYGHLNNLDAALVVEDSGATNADGTRLEAGTKVADSLVEGNVFHWVPVESSAEADAGVSSGQYAFALKIPKDFSANLVSPGSFDSASQAMLNVTTNDANNYLLSTIVDKLTTAVHTTVAKEVGEETANQLLTGFGTIHSKMVQAADGASQLADGVATLRDGTVTLHEGTSALSSGADQLYAGQLKLRDGANELTDGAGQLSSGLAVLKDKTATLPTDTQTLASGAAQVAAGNAQLNTKVQDVAAQLEAVDQGLRNRVVESNSRLVASGVLTQEQADKVLADFDATAAASPMAAAKGKIQADAAQVQQLANGSEAVSVGAAQLAAGMPELKGAIAQASAGADQLHTGAAALAAGEQSAVDGAAGLADGARKVDAGAAQLSDGAGQAATGSRTLSDEIGKGAGQVPNPDDAQKSNLSQVMADPVAVSNVSQAKAGSYGAGLAPFFLTLAMWIGIFMLVQAMRPITQRALASNAPSWKIALGGWLPFFLVSVVQASLLTLVADLALGLNPAHPVLMWLLMLAAAMAFSALIQGIVALLGSPGKLVVLILLVLQLVSSGGTFPWQTTPEPLHVVHQVLPMGYVVTGMRHLVYGGDLSMIAPTFVGLLGYTVLGAAMSTLAVRKNKYWTLKTLKPEIAV; encoded by the coding sequence GTGACTGTCCTGCGGCTGGCCCGCTCCGAACTGAAGCGCATGACCGGTGGGCTCCTGCCCAAGCTGACCATCCTGGCGCTGACCATGGTCCCGTTGCTCTACGGCGCCGTCTACCTGTACGCCAACTGGGATCCCTATGGCCACCTCAACAACCTGGATGCTGCCCTGGTGGTGGAGGACTCCGGCGCCACCAACGCCGACGGTACGCGCCTTGAGGCCGGGACAAAGGTGGCGGACAGCCTGGTGGAGGGCAACGTGTTCCACTGGGTTCCGGTGGAAAGCTCGGCGGAAGCCGATGCCGGCGTCAGCAGCGGCCAGTACGCCTTCGCGCTGAAGATCCCGAAGGACTTCTCCGCCAACCTGGTCTCCCCCGGCAGCTTTGACTCAGCCAGCCAGGCCATGCTGAACGTGACCACGAACGATGCCAACAACTACCTCCTGAGCACCATCGTGGACAAGCTGACCACTGCCGTGCACACCACGGTGGCCAAGGAAGTGGGCGAGGAAACCGCCAACCAGCTGCTCACCGGGTTCGGCACCATCCACTCCAAGATGGTGCAGGCGGCGGACGGCGCTTCCCAGCTGGCCGACGGCGTAGCCACGCTCCGGGACGGAACGGTCACCCTCCACGAGGGGACCTCAGCCCTGAGCAGCGGCGCGGACCAGTTGTACGCCGGCCAGCTGAAGCTGCGCGACGGCGCCAATGAGCTGACCGACGGCGCGGGGCAGCTCAGCAGCGGCCTGGCAGTCCTCAAGGACAAGACAGCCACCCTGCCCACCGATACCCAGACCCTTGCTTCCGGCGCTGCCCAGGTTGCCGCCGGGAACGCACAGCTGAACACCAAGGTGCAGGACGTGGCGGCCCAACTGGAGGCGGTGGACCAGGGCCTCCGCAACCGCGTGGTGGAGTCCAACAGCAGGCTCGTCGCGTCAGGCGTCCTCACCCAGGAGCAGGCGGACAAAGTGCTGGCCGATTTCGATGCCACCGCCGCGGCCAGCCCGATGGCAGCTGCCAAGGGCAAAATCCAGGCGGATGCTGCCCAGGTCCAGCAGCTGGCCAACGGATCCGAGGCCGTGAGTGTCGGCGCAGCCCAGCTCGCAGCCGGGATGCCGGAACTCAAGGGTGCCATCGCACAGGCCTCGGCAGGGGCTGACCAGCTGCACACGGGTGCCGCCGCGCTCGCAGCCGGTGAGCAGTCCGCCGTCGACGGCGCCGCCGGCCTTGCCGACGGAGCGCGGAAGGTTGACGCCGGGGCCGCCCAGCTCTCGGACGGCGCGGGACAGGCCGCCACAGGTTCACGCACCCTCTCCGATGAGATCGGCAAGGGCGCCGGACAGGTCCCCAACCCTGACGACGCGCAGAAGAGCAACCTGTCCCAGGTGATGGCGGATCCCGTGGCGGTCAGCAACGTCTCGCAGGCCAAGGCCGGATCGTACGGCGCAGGGCTGGCACCGTTCTTCCTCACGCTCGCCATGTGGATCGGCATCTTCATGCTGGTCCAGGCCATGCGCCCCATTACGCAACGGGCACTGGCCTCCAACGCGCCGTCATGGAAGATCGCCCTGGGCGGCTGGCTGCCCTTCTTCCTGGTCTCGGTGGTGCAGGCGTCCCTGCTGACCCTGGTGGCGGACCTCGCGCTGGGGCTCAATCCCGCCCACCCGGTCCTGATGTGGCTGCTGATGCTGGCCGCTGCCATGGCATTCAGCGCTCTCATCCAGGGCATCGTGGCGCTGCTGGGGTCCCCCGGCAAGCTGGTGGTGCTCATCCTGCTGGTCCTGCAGCTGGTGTCATCCGGGGGCACGTTCCCTTGGCAAACCACCCCCGAGCCGCTGCATGTGGTGCACCAGGTCCTGCCCATGGGATACGTGGTGACTGGAATGCGGCACCTGGTCTACGGCGGGGACCTGTCCATGATTGCCCCCACCTTCGTGGGCCTGCTGGGCTACACGGTGCTGGGCGCGGCCATGTCCACGCTCGCGGTGCGGAAGAACAAGTACTGGACGCTCAAGACCCTGAAGCCGGAGATCGCGGTATGA
- a CDS encoding ABC transporter ATP-binding protein: MLSAHQLQAKGRRDPLLPPTSLGVARGELLLVTGDRQDQRTALSLLLSGRMRAAAGQLSWDGGSRTKQLRLAAALVDSPGVNEPEEHLSVRDLVTEDLALIPRRYRGALLSGPWLKVNRFEDIAGLWTEQLEPGRRLELLTALALANPRTDLLVVDSPDRHSADELTWLPRLQELAYDACRPLAVVAAVSAVPASWNGPVAGIGNAAPEPASATPAAKHTAEAVLEPEDQETKLETEVAK, translated from the coding sequence TTGCTCTCAGCACATCAGCTCCAGGCCAAAGGACGCCGGGACCCGCTGCTTCCCCCCACCTCCCTGGGGGTGGCGCGCGGCGAACTGCTGCTCGTGACCGGCGACAGGCAGGACCAACGAACCGCGTTGTCCCTGCTGCTCAGTGGCAGGATGAGGGCAGCCGCCGGACAGCTCAGCTGGGACGGCGGTTCCCGCACCAAACAGCTCCGCCTCGCCGCTGCCCTGGTGGACTCCCCGGGTGTCAACGAACCCGAGGAGCACCTCAGCGTCCGCGACCTGGTGACCGAGGACCTTGCCCTGATACCCCGCCGTTACCGGGGAGCGTTGCTCAGCGGCCCCTGGCTCAAGGTCAACCGCTTCGAGGACATCGCGGGCCTGTGGACGGAGCAGCTGGAACCCGGGCGGCGGCTTGAACTGCTGACCGCGCTGGCGCTGGCCAACCCCCGCACGGACCTGCTGGTGGTTGACTCGCCGGACCGCCACAGCGCCGATGAACTCACCTGGCTGCCGCGCCTCCAGGAGTTGGCGTACGACGCCTGCCGGCCGCTCGCCGTCGTGGCGGCAGTCAGTGCCGTCCCCGCCTCATGGAACGGCCCGGTGGCCGGGATCGGCAATGCCGCACCCGAGCCTGCCTCCGCCACCCCCGCCGCCAAACACACCGCGGAGGCCGTGCTGGAACCGGAAGACCAGGAAACCAAACTCGAAACTGAGGTTGCCAAGTGA
- a CDS encoding NAD(P)/FAD-dependent oxidoreductase, whose translation MNPEAVRHEFDVVVIGAGAVGENVADRVVQGGLTAVLVEAELVGGECSYWACMPSKALLRPGTALHGAQTTPGAKEAVTRTLDAAAVLERRNYFTSNWQDDSQVSWVKDTGIELVRGHAWLTGPKAVEVAGLDGTQHLLRARHAVVLATGSTPNMPPIDGLQDVQVWGTREATSASEVPDRLTVLGGGVAGAELAQAFARLGSSVTLVARSALLGTFPEEAAALVAAGLRADGVELRLHTATERISGNDDGTLTVSLGDGTTVTSDKVLVSTGRHPALEGLGLESVGFEPDESGHLSLSTDASGLVREAPGDDPWLYAVGDAAGKNLFTHQGKYEARATGDAIAARARGELKGTPDDWSRYAQTANQHAVPSVVFTDPELAGVGRTLKAARKDGYNASSVELPIQVAGSSLHSENYDGWAQLVVDEDRKVLLGATFAGPDVAELLHAATIAVVGEVPLDRLWHAVPSYPTISEVWLRLLEKYGL comes from the coding sequence GTGGCCGACCGCGTGGTCCAGGGCGGCCTGACGGCCGTGCTCGTGGAAGCGGAACTGGTGGGCGGCGAATGCTCCTACTGGGCGTGCATGCCATCGAAGGCACTCCTCCGGCCCGGTACTGCGCTCCATGGGGCACAGACCACCCCCGGCGCCAAGGAGGCGGTCACCCGAACCCTGGATGCCGCCGCCGTCCTGGAGCGCCGCAACTACTTCACCTCCAACTGGCAGGATGACAGCCAGGTTTCGTGGGTCAAGGACACCGGCATCGAACTGGTGCGCGGGCACGCATGGCTGACCGGGCCCAAGGCCGTCGAGGTGGCCGGCCTGGACGGCACGCAGCACCTGCTGCGGGCGCGGCATGCCGTGGTCCTTGCCACGGGCTCCACTCCCAATATGCCGCCCATTGATGGACTGCAGGATGTGCAAGTCTGGGGAACGCGCGAAGCAACGTCGGCCAGCGAGGTCCCCGACCGGCTGACGGTCTTGGGCGGGGGTGTGGCCGGAGCAGAGCTGGCCCAGGCCTTCGCCCGGCTTGGTTCAAGCGTTACCCTGGTGGCGCGCAGCGCGCTGCTGGGCACTTTTCCGGAAGAGGCCGCGGCGCTGGTCGCCGCGGGACTGAGGGCGGACGGCGTCGAACTCCGGCTGCACACCGCCACGGAGCGGATCAGCGGGAACGACGACGGAACCCTCACCGTAAGCCTCGGCGACGGAACCACCGTCACCTCGGACAAGGTCCTGGTCTCCACTGGCCGCCACCCGGCACTGGAGGGCCTGGGCCTGGAAAGCGTGGGTTTCGAGCCCGATGAATCAGGCCACCTGTCCCTGTCAACGGACGCCTCGGGCCTGGTCCGCGAAGCACCGGGCGACGATCCCTGGCTCTACGCCGTGGGTGACGCCGCCGGCAAGAACCTCTTCACCCACCAGGGCAAATACGAGGCCCGCGCCACGGGCGACGCCATTGCCGCCCGGGCCAGGGGTGAGCTGAAGGGAACCCCGGACGACTGGAGCCGCTACGCCCAGACGGCCAACCAGCATGCCGTGCCCAGTGTGGTCTTCACGGACCCCGAGCTGGCCGGCGTGGGACGCACCCTGAAGGCGGCCAGGAAGGACGGATACAACGCCTCGTCCGTGGAGCTGCCCATCCAGGTTGCCGGATCCTCCCTCCACTCCGAGAACTACGACGGCTGGGCACAACTGGTGGTTGACGAAGACAGGAAGGTTCTGCTCGGCGCAACGTTCGCCGGCCCGGATGTGGCCGAGCTGCTGCACGCCGCCACCATTGCGGTGGTGGGTGAGGTGCCGCTGGACCGCCTTTGGCACGCAGTCCCTTCCTACCCCACCATCAGTGAGGTGTGGCTCCGCCTCTTGGAAAAGTACGGGCTCTGA